The following are from one region of the Alicyclobacillus fastidiosus genome:
- a CDS encoding helix-turn-helix transcriptional regulator, producing the protein MAEEENPTEIGAFLKEELDKSGFSIRELGKRAGIDPTHISRVINGRSHASPGFLRKISSHLIGTTYHELMNIAGFIDTEEETFEGASLEELESHITNLTAQLLSALARYTEKKFAPVSAGEVEPIDQELETQRTAISMLWESTKAADARGLLGFLNEDDIVMLARDIAQLEIRQRGVLRTVIEEFRR; encoded by the coding sequence TTGGCTGAAGAGGAAAATCCAACGGAAATCGGAGCATTTTTGAAGGAAGAACTAGACAAAAGTGGTTTTAGTATTCGTGAGTTAGGTAAAAGAGCAGGAATCGATCCCACTCACATTTCGCGCGTCATAAATGGACGCAGCCATGCCTCACCGGGTTTTCTCAGAAAAATATCCTCCCATCTTATCGGTACTACGTACCACGAATTGATGAATATCGCTGGATTTATCGACACCGAGGAAGAAACCTTTGAGGGGGCATCATTGGAAGAACTTGAATCGCATATCACAAACCTGACCGCACAATTGCTATCGGCACTCGCTAGATACACCGAGAAAAAATTTGCCCCTGTAAGTGCGGGAGAGGTTGAGCCGATTGATCAAGAATTAGAGACTCAAAGAACTGCCATTTCGATGCTGTGGGAGTCAACAAAAGCCGCTGACGCACGTGGTTTGTTAGGCTTTCTCAACGAAGACGATATTGTAATGCTTGCGCGTGACATAGCTCAACTTGAAATCAGACAGCGCGGAGTCCTTAGAACCGTCATTGAGGAATTTAGGAGGTAA
- a CDS encoding thermonuclease family protein, translating to MDYICTTRFNLPLCHPQPLLQGEAAAFAREELPVGKHIFIEEGKPGYTTDKYGRLLAFVYLNQDNMYNEDVVKRGLARVAYIDPPNTQHLSALEADQSYAKSKHLGIWSIPGYVTASGYDLSAVKQSSGIGKSVKR from the coding sequence TTGGACTATATCTGTACAACTCGTTTTAACCTACCTCTATGTCATCCACAGCCACTGCTGCAGGGCGAGGCTGCGGCGTTTGCTCGCGAGGAGTTGCCTGTGGGCAAACACATCTTCATCGAAGAAGGAAAACCGGGCTATACCACGGATAAATACGGGCGGCTTCTGGCGTTCGTTTACCTCAATCAGGACAATATGTACAACGAGGACGTGGTCAAGCGCGGACTGGCCCGAGTTGCCTATATCGATCCGCCCAACACGCAACACTTGTCGGCGCTGGAGGCAGACCAGTCCTACGCCAAATCCAAGCACTTGGGCATATGGAGTATCCCAGGCTACGTGACGGCGAGTGGGTATGACCTGTCTGCTGTCAAGCAATCGAGTGGGATTGGAAAGTCGGTAAAGAGGTGA
- a CDS encoding DUF202 domain-containing protein — protein MRDDNEAKYVQQHLANERTFLAWIRTAIAIMGVGFVTTSLHFELRSVASSKADVLIKAIGYASLVLGCLTFLFATVAYMRKRTGINQGEFRASSWIVVFLAVALVLIAVIFGLYLYNSF, from the coding sequence GTGCGCGACGACAATGAAGCCAAATACGTACAGCAACATTTGGCCAACGAGCGCACGTTTCTAGCGTGGATCCGCACCGCGATCGCGATTATGGGCGTCGGCTTTGTGACGACGAGCCTTCATTTTGAATTGCGCAGCGTTGCGAGCAGCAAGGCGGATGTGCTGATCAAGGCGATTGGGTACGCGAGTTTGGTGCTTGGCTGTCTGACGTTCCTCTTTGCGACAGTGGCGTATATGCGAAAGCGAACTGGCATCAACCAGGGCGAGTTTCGGGCATCGTCGTGGATCGTCGTGTTTTTGGCCGTGGCTTTGGTCCTCATTGCGGTGATCTTTGGACTATATCTGTACAACTCGTTTTAA
- a CDS encoding peptidoglycan-binding protein, with product MVIASRFLRLTTPPMSGPDVMSVQRRLTVLGFYQGTSDGIYDQETANSVAAFQRASGQPSDGIVGPHTWVALGIGQVDWGGGRYHIVVDTERNFLALYTLGALTVTYPVATGKPSTPTPIGDWVIIEKEPNPGGPFGAAWMRLSVPNGGYAMHGNDDPTSIGQSVSHGCIRLANANAATLYDTVPLGTLVTVTGQLATTRLLYPGTTPGGDIAEVQEMLRVLGYYTGPTDGVYGTLTQSAVQAFQRAYQLTPDGVVGPQTIVAIQSRYDIALGDVAP from the coding sequence GTGGTCATTGCCAGTCGATTTCTCCGCCTGACGACTCCACCCATGAGCGGTCCCGACGTGATGTCTGTGCAGCGGCGACTGACGGTCCTTGGCTTCTATCAAGGGACATCGGACGGCATTTACGATCAGGAGACGGCCAACTCGGTGGCCGCGTTTCAAAGGGCAAGCGGCCAGCCATCCGACGGCATTGTGGGGCCGCATACGTGGGTCGCATTGGGCATCGGGCAAGTCGACTGGGGCGGCGGAAGATATCACATCGTCGTCGACACGGAGCGCAATTTCCTGGCGCTGTATACCCTTGGCGCCCTCACAGTGACATACCCTGTTGCCACGGGCAAGCCCAGCACACCAACGCCCATCGGCGACTGGGTGATCATCGAGAAGGAGCCGAATCCAGGCGGCCCTTTCGGGGCCGCGTGGATGCGCTTATCCGTGCCAAATGGGGGATACGCCATGCATGGCAACGACGATCCGACCTCCATCGGGCAGTCGGTCAGCCATGGCTGCATACGCCTTGCCAACGCCAACGCAGCCACCCTCTACGACACCGTGCCGCTAGGCACTCTCGTCACAGTGACTGGTCAATTGGCGACGACCAGGCTGCTCTACCCTGGAACGACGCCAGGGGGTGACATCGCAGAGGTGCAGGAGATGCTGCGGGTCCTCGGCTACTATACAGGCCCCACCGACGGGGTCTATGGCACGCTGACACAGTCTGCAGTGCAGGCATTCCAACGAGCCTACCAATTGACGCCAGACGGAGTCGTAGGACCACAGACCATCGTCGCCATTCAGTCCAGGTACGACATTGCGCTCGGCGACGTAGCACCGTAA
- a CDS encoding cytochrome P450 gives MFQSPTYDLRDPFPWYEYMRLNQPVWQEDGGAWHVFRHDDVKRVLSDYEFFSSQRGTTDDPSNPIGASLISSDPPRHRQLRTLVSQAFTPRAIDDLAGRIEQIATELLDSLPEGDVEIDIVERLTTPLPVIVIAELLGVPANERARFKEWSDATIAGSRQLDAGEELTFSDAQREMVKYFSGMIAQRLEMPKDDLISGLVDAKVDGESLSHIDILGFCILLLVAGNETTTNLLSNALYTLHERPELWDELTEDPGLIPPFIEEVLRFRSPVQHMYRTCTSDVALSGVTIPAGSHLVAWIGSANRDEEVYQGADQFQIHRTARNIAFGHGIHYCLGAPLARLEARIALEALFARYQAVHIPSLEACKPVPTSLVYGFESMPTRLKRRRH, from the coding sequence GTGTTCCAAAGTCCGACGTACGATTTGCGCGATCCGTTTCCTTGGTATGAGTACATGCGATTGAATCAACCAGTGTGGCAGGAGGACGGCGGTGCGTGGCACGTGTTTCGCCACGACGACGTCAAGCGAGTGCTATCCGACTACGAGTTCTTTTCGTCACAGCGCGGCACGACAGACGACCCAAGCAACCCAATCGGCGCCAGTCTAATCAGTTCTGACCCGCCCCGTCACCGCCAACTCCGCACACTTGTGTCGCAAGCGTTCACCCCCCGCGCCATCGACGATCTCGCCGGGCGCATCGAACAGATCGCGACGGAACTTCTCGATTCATTGCCTGAGGGGGACGTCGAGATCGACATCGTGGAGCGGCTGACGACGCCGTTGCCGGTGATCGTCATCGCCGAATTGTTGGGCGTTCCCGCCAATGAGCGCGCGCGCTTCAAAGAGTGGTCGGACGCGACCATCGCCGGTTCGCGACAACTGGACGCGGGTGAAGAGTTGACGTTCAGCGACGCGCAGCGAGAGATGGTCAAATACTTCTCGGGGATGATCGCGCAGCGCCTCGAGATGCCAAAGGACGACCTGATCAGCGGCCTTGTCGACGCGAAAGTCGACGGCGAGTCGCTTTCGCACATCGACATCCTCGGCTTCTGCATCCTCCTGCTCGTCGCCGGCAACGAAACCACGACAAACCTGCTGTCGAACGCGCTCTACACACTGCATGAGCGGCCAGAACTGTGGGACGAACTCACAGAGGACCCAGGGCTCATCCCGCCCTTTATCGAGGAAGTGCTCCGGTTTCGCTCGCCGGTCCAACACATGTATCGCACCTGCACAAGCGACGTAGCGTTGTCCGGGGTCACCATCCCCGCCGGGAGCCACCTCGTCGCTTGGATTGGATCCGCCAATCGAGACGAGGAAGTCTATCAAGGCGCCGATCAATTTCAGATTCACCGAACTGCGCGCAACATCGCCTTCGGACACGGCATCCACTACTGCCTGGGGGCACCGTTAGCGCGACTGGAGGCAAGGATTGCACTAGAGGCCTTGTTTGCAAGGTACCAAGCGGTGCACATCCCGTCGCTCGAAGCGTGCAAGCCCGTTCCGACCAGTCTCGTCTACGGTTTCGAGAGCATGCCAACGCGACTTAAACGCCGACGCCACTGA
- a CDS encoding GGDEF domain-containing protein, which yields MQRLAGFIQESRTWSRAVRGTDLLRRVACVLRQHFDIDAGMFIYKKRFLRNHFGQLDTSVRVYEPWGMTAPREQLEGLVHTSKWCIGSPSFECSGVWEPISELPHHWQRQFERSGLAYVGAWPVLDADRVPIGAMVFGRRNGPLIHDEDVLSICAEQVSLIVELIVQRRRAEDASRRDPLTGLLNRRGLMHFLPDVQADAKSSGAPIVVGMADVNSFKRINDQYGHARGDDVLLDIAGTLLEAIGQHGLAARIGGDEFVFLYSTPGATAERVRQEVIERFQAKPYDVCVGCVSWTEEMDWHMCLDAADSHLYARKGYTGLSRERV from the coding sequence ATGCAACGACTAGCAGGGTTCATTCAAGAGTCGCGAACGTGGTCGCGAGCGGTGCGCGGTACGGACCTTCTTAGGCGGGTCGCATGCGTATTGCGCCAGCACTTCGACATCGATGCGGGTATGTTCATCTATAAGAAGCGCTTCTTGCGCAACCATTTCGGACAGCTCGATACGAGCGTCCGGGTTTATGAGCCTTGGGGAATGACTGCTCCTCGTGAGCAGTTGGAAGGCTTGGTCCATACGAGCAAGTGGTGTATAGGTTCACCATCGTTTGAATGCAGTGGGGTGTGGGAGCCGATCTCCGAATTGCCACACCATTGGCAGCGTCAATTTGAACGATCAGGCCTCGCCTATGTGGGAGCTTGGCCGGTGCTCGACGCGGATCGCGTGCCCATAGGCGCAATGGTGTTTGGTCGCCGCAACGGACCGCTTATCCACGACGAGGACGTCCTGTCTATCTGCGCGGAGCAGGTGTCGCTCATCGTCGAGTTGATCGTGCAGCGCCGGAGGGCGGAAGACGCCAGTCGGCGAGATCCACTCACTGGGCTCTTGAACCGGCGCGGTCTGATGCATTTTCTGCCGGACGTACAAGCGGACGCGAAGTCATCGGGGGCCCCAATCGTCGTGGGCATGGCCGACGTGAACTCGTTTAAACGCATCAATGACCAGTACGGGCACGCACGTGGGGACGATGTGCTGCTCGACATCGCAGGCACGCTGTTGGAGGCGATTGGGCAGCATGGCCTCGCCGCCCGCATTGGCGGGGACGAGTTCGTCTTCTTGTACAGTACGCCAGGTGCCACGGCCGAACGGGTGCGCCAGGAGGTCATCGAACGGTTTCAGGCAAAGCCGTACGACGTGTGTGTGGGCTGTGTTTCCTGGACCGAGGAGATGGACTGGCACATGTGCCTCGACGCAGCGGACTCCCATCTCTACGCGCGCAAGGGTTACACAGGACTTAGCCGCGAGCGCGTGTAG
- a CDS encoding DUF420 domain-containing protein codes for MDVFVSYLNEACIIISAICFAIGWVYIRKHRVRIHRRWMLAGVVFAALFFIIYVAKTFFIGDTEFGGPKSLNTFYYVFLQAHSVLATIAAILGVITLVFAARGRFSRHRKLGPWTVVIWFVTAATGLVVFLLLYVVFTPGETANLMHSYLGH; via the coding sequence GTGGATGTCTTCGTATCCTACTTAAATGAAGCCTGCATTATTATCAGTGCAATCTGCTTTGCCATTGGTTGGGTGTATATCCGTAAACATCGCGTTCGCATCCACCGTCGCTGGATGCTCGCGGGCGTTGTGTTTGCTGCTTTGTTTTTCATTATATATGTGGCCAAGACGTTTTTCATCGGTGACACGGAATTTGGTGGGCCCAAGTCCTTAAACACGTTCTATTACGTCTTTCTCCAGGCCCACTCCGTCCTCGCGACCATCGCGGCGATTCTCGGCGTGATCACCCTCGTCTTTGCCGCGCGCGGACGCTTCTCGCGCCACCGGAAACTCGGTCCCTGGACCGTCGTCATCTGGTTCGTCACGGCGGCAACGGGACTCGTCGTCTTCTTGCTGCTCTACGTGGTGTTTACACCCGGCGAGACAGCAAACCTCATGCACTCGTACCTCGGACATTGA
- a CDS encoding glucose 1-dehydrogenase yields MAKRVVIVTGGAQGIGLGISYAFARTGSHVIVADVDEEAGREAMDAFDKRGFTGRFVSTDVSDAQQVQALIDGVAQQEGRLDVVVNNAAAFHGGPIESLPVEAFDRVIGVNLRGPFLMAKYAAPLLRQASPGVIINMASTRALMSEANTEPYAASKGGVVALTHALSVSLGPDVRVNAISPGWIEVGDWKKARDRITPHHRREDNEQHPVGRVGVPDDIANLCLFLASTESSFITGQNFVVDGGMTKKMIYEPD; encoded by the coding sequence ATGGCGAAACGTGTCGTCATTGTGACGGGAGGCGCACAAGGCATCGGCCTTGGCATCAGTTACGCGTTTGCCCGCACCGGATCGCATGTCATCGTCGCCGATGTCGACGAAGAGGCCGGACGCGAAGCGATGGATGCGTTCGACAAGCGGGGATTTACCGGTCGCTTCGTATCTACAGACGTCAGTGACGCACAGCAGGTCCAGGCCCTGATCGACGGGGTCGCTCAACAAGAGGGGCGGCTCGACGTCGTCGTCAACAACGCCGCTGCGTTTCACGGTGGGCCAATTGAAAGCCTTCCGGTCGAGGCATTTGACCGGGTCATCGGCGTCAATTTGCGCGGCCCCTTTCTCATGGCGAAGTACGCCGCGCCGCTCTTGCGCCAAGCGTCTCCTGGCGTGATCATCAACATGGCATCGACCCGCGCGCTGATGTCCGAGGCCAACACAGAGCCGTACGCTGCCTCCAAAGGTGGCGTCGTAGCGCTCACCCACGCGCTGTCCGTCAGCTTGGGGCCGGATGTTCGCGTCAACGCCATTTCACCCGGGTGGATCGAAGTTGGCGATTGGAAGAAAGCGCGGGACAGAATCACCCCGCACCACCGTCGAGAGGACAACGAACAGCACCCTGTTGGGCGCGTCGGGGTCCCAGATGACATTGCGAATCTGTGCCTATTTCTCGCGTCCACCGAGTCGTCGTTCATCACGGGTCAAAACTTCGTCGTCGACGGCGGAATGACGAAGAAAATGATTTACGAACCAGATTGA
- a CDS encoding iron-containing alcohol dehydrogenase: MTSFQYMCTTQIDFGVGAVERLPEKLQAAGFGRRLLVVTDPGLIEAGIVEKVVQPLHRHGYTVTLFDQVQPNPRDVDCLTGAQLLQSRWCDAVVAVGGGSAMDTAKTVALLARHGGTPQAYADGKRPYGELAPIACVPTTAGTGSEVTRSAVITEHSTHRKMTLKHEWLRPTLAILDPALTTTVPRQITAATGVDALVHAIEGYTCRRTQPISQAFGARAMGLIVRALPKAYRDPLDIEARSDMLLGSLLAGLCFGSADVAAVHCLAEALGGLYDTPHGLANAVFLLPVLKYNAQEHVAVHADVARLTGMASDGDNPATAVKKLLTGLEAWLQELEIPALSSLPHVSRGDSEKIVELALANNSTESNVRAVDANAYRTILEETFRQGGL; this comes from the coding sequence ATGACGTCCTTTCAATACATGTGCACAACCCAAATCGATTTTGGCGTGGGCGCCGTCGAGCGCCTGCCGGAGAAGCTTCAGGCGGCTGGATTCGGCCGCAGGTTGCTAGTCGTCACCGACCCTGGACTGATCGAGGCAGGTATTGTCGAAAAAGTGGTCCAGCCGCTTCACCGACACGGCTACACCGTCACGCTGTTTGACCAGGTGCAACCCAATCCCCGCGACGTGGATTGTCTGACCGGCGCACAGTTGCTCCAGTCGCGCTGGTGTGATGCCGTCGTGGCTGTGGGCGGCGGAAGCGCGATGGATACGGCGAAGACGGTTGCCCTCCTGGCGCGCCACGGCGGCACGCCACAGGCCTACGCCGACGGCAAGCGCCCTTACGGTGAGCTGGCACCGATTGCGTGCGTGCCGACGACGGCTGGAACCGGGTCGGAAGTCACTCGAAGCGCCGTCATCACGGAACATTCGACGCACCGCAAGATGACGCTGAAGCACGAGTGGCTGCGCCCCACTTTAGCCATTCTCGATCCCGCCCTCACAACCACCGTACCTCGCCAGATCACGGCGGCCACCGGCGTGGATGCATTGGTCCACGCCATTGAGGGGTACACTTGCAGGCGAACACAGCCGATTTCTCAGGCGTTCGGCGCGCGGGCGATGGGGCTCATCGTTCGGGCGCTGCCAAAGGCGTATCGCGATCCGCTCGATATCGAGGCGAGGTCCGACATGCTTCTGGGCAGCCTGCTGGCGGGATTGTGCTTTGGGTCGGCGGACGTCGCCGCCGTGCATTGCCTGGCAGAAGCGCTCGGCGGCTTGTACGATACGCCGCACGGACTTGCGAACGCCGTATTCCTACTCCCAGTGCTCAAGTACAACGCGCAAGAGCACGTAGCGGTGCACGCCGATGTCGCGCGCTTGACCGGAATGGCCTCCGACGGGGACAATCCAGCCACCGCCGTCAAGAAACTGCTGACCGGTCTCGAAGCCTGGTTACAGGAGCTTGAAATTCCGGCCTTGTCGTCGCTTCCACACGTGTCCCGAGGGGACAGTGAAAAAATCGTCGAACTGGCACTCGCCAACAATTCGACAGAGAGTAACGTCCGCGCTGTCGACGCGAACGCCTACCGCACCATTCTCGAAGAGACGTTCCGACAGGGCGGACTGTAA
- a CDS encoding NAD-dependent epimerase/dehydratase family protein: MKILITGGAGFIGSHVVNAYIEAGHEVVVIDNLSSGTESRVHPKAKFYQMDIRSDELEAVFARERPDVVNHHAAQKSVPKSVEDPRYDAEFNVMGLLNLLECCRKHGVHKFIFISSGGALAGDAPVIPTDENVNPVMISPYAIHKYVGEKYLHFYRVTYNLHYTVLRYANVYGPNQIADGECGVIPIFMNNILSEKPSTVFAYADQPRGTTRDYVYVEDVAEANILALTGANDEILNIGSGDEIHTEDVYHLIARIAGSTLPLHHASERVGDVRRSVLDCTKAKEVLGWTAKTSLEEGVKKTLDWLKSERA; this comes from the coding sequence GTGAAGATTCTCATCACTGGTGGTGCCGGATTTATCGGCTCCCACGTCGTTAACGCATATATTGAGGCAGGTCATGAGGTCGTCGTGATCGACAACCTTTCCTCCGGTACGGAGAGCCGCGTCCATCCGAAGGCGAAATTCTACCAAATGGATATTCGCTCGGACGAGCTCGAAGCGGTCTTTGCCCGCGAAAGGCCAGATGTGGTCAACCATCACGCTGCGCAAAAGTCGGTACCAAAGTCGGTCGAAGATCCGCGGTATGACGCGGAATTTAACGTGATGGGTCTGCTCAACTTGCTCGAATGTTGCCGCAAGCACGGAGTCCACAAGTTCATCTTCATCTCGTCCGGCGGCGCACTCGCGGGTGACGCGCCTGTAATTCCGACAGATGAAAACGTCAATCCTGTGATGATCTCACCATACGCCATTCACAAATACGTGGGTGAAAAATACCTTCACTTCTACCGCGTGACCTACAACCTGCATTACACGGTACTGCGCTATGCAAACGTGTATGGCCCAAACCAAATTGCCGACGGAGAATGTGGCGTCATTCCGATTTTCATGAACAACATCCTGTCTGAAAAGCCCTCGACGGTGTTCGCGTACGCCGACCAGCCGCGCGGGACGACCCGCGACTACGTCTACGTGGAGGACGTCGCAGAGGCGAACATCCTGGCACTCACCGGTGCCAATGACGAAATTCTAAACATCGGCAGTGGCGATGAGATTCACACCGAGGACGTGTATCATCTCATCGCCAGGATCGCAGGGTCGACACTGCCGCTGCACCACGCCTCTGAGCGCGTTGGCGACGTGCGCCGCAGCGTTTTGGACTGCACAAAGGCCAAGGAAGTACTTGGGTGGACAGCGAAAACGAGTCTCGAAGAAGGTGTGAAAAAGACGCTCGATTGGTTGAAGAGCGAACGAGCGTAA
- a CDS encoding L,D-transpeptidase family protein: protein MNIPNFLRTSAALLCVGVLMAVSGCATNSAPTTTPQTISNQATGNSISTHAEHSSEGDSGTSAAKQTATKPTKPTPPPMVKLGSHTALASYLNESLSLLGYMPVQFSPAHQMTTTAAMQTLSQTKAPLPGGYAWKDKGTAGQLSALWSPLTDNVITEGALMRFQDDHHLAVDGVAGPEVWQALNEALKTQQTTQAPYLFITVTEHPTEVLKVWKNGTVALETPANTGISQSPTALGTWPIYLRYQSQEMKGTTPWGTTYDDPGVPYVNYFYQSEAVHGFPRASYGSPQSMGCVEIPIATAQTVFNMVSLGTLVSVRSS from the coding sequence TTGAACATCCCGAATTTTTTGCGCACCAGCGCAGCCCTTCTGTGCGTGGGCGTACTGATGGCCGTTTCCGGCTGTGCGACAAACTCCGCACCCACCACGACCCCACAAACTATATCAAACCAAGCTACAGGCAACAGCATCTCGACACACGCAGAACATTCTTCTGAAGGAGATTCGGGTACGTCGGCGGCGAAGCAAACGGCGACCAAGCCAACCAAGCCAACCCCACCTCCCATGGTCAAACTGGGGTCACACACGGCCTTGGCGAGCTATCTCAACGAGAGCCTCAGCCTACTCGGCTACATGCCTGTGCAGTTTTCACCTGCCCATCAGATGACAACAACTGCGGCGATGCAGACCCTAAGCCAAACAAAAGCACCACTCCCAGGCGGATACGCTTGGAAAGATAAAGGCACGGCGGGCCAACTAAGTGCGCTGTGGTCCCCGCTCACAGACAATGTGATCACAGAGGGAGCGCTCATGCGTTTCCAGGACGATCACCACCTCGCGGTAGACGGCGTTGCCGGACCAGAGGTCTGGCAGGCGCTCAACGAAGCACTGAAGACGCAACAGACGACACAAGCACCTTATTTGTTCATCACCGTGACAGAACATCCCACGGAGGTTCTAAAGGTTTGGAAGAATGGCACAGTAGCCTTAGAAACGCCCGCTAATACGGGCATCAGCCAGAGTCCGACCGCGCTTGGTACATGGCCTATCTACCTGCGCTATCAATCCCAGGAGATGAAAGGGACGACGCCTTGGGGCACCACCTACGATGATCCTGGTGTTCCCTATGTGAACTACTTTTATCAAAGCGAGGCAGTGCATGGTTTTCCGCGCGCGTCCTACGGGTCACCGCAGAGCATGGGCTGCGTAGAGATCCCCATCGCGACTGCACAGACTGTGTTCAATATGGTCTCTCTCGGGACACTCGTGTCAGTCCGTTCTTCGTAG
- a CDS encoding aldo/keto reductase: MQRRPLGHSDIHVSEIGFGCMSIGTDQQTASALLHFAFDQGVRFFDTADLYDQGRNEEIIGKAFAKLRHEVVLATKVGNRFETGKPGWTWDPSPRYIRQAVENSLRRLQTDYIDLYQLHGGTMEDPFDGIVELMERLREEGKIRAYGISSIRPNVILRYLAGSNIDSVMMQYSLLDRRPEEWFPTLAEHGVSVIARGPVARGLLSNLEKPFGDEERYVDRNKQEVESARGAIRALVNPSRTAGQTSLRYTLHPSVVASAIPGASGMLQLSENVDTANVAPLTPEETGWLQQAVRQNSYAEHRPLP, from the coding sequence ATGCAACGGCGACCATTGGGTCACAGCGACATCCACGTCAGTGAAATTGGTTTTGGCTGTATGTCTATCGGCACGGACCAACAGACCGCTTCCGCTCTGCTTCACTTTGCGTTCGACCAAGGCGTGCGCTTTTTCGACACGGCCGATCTGTACGATCAGGGGCGCAATGAGGAGATCATTGGTAAGGCTTTTGCAAAACTGCGTCATGAAGTCGTACTTGCGACAAAGGTCGGCAATCGATTTGAAACTGGAAAGCCCGGATGGACCTGGGATCCCTCTCCGCGCTACATTCGACAAGCGGTGGAGAACAGCCTTCGCAGGTTGCAGACAGACTATATCGACTTGTATCAACTGCACGGTGGAACGATGGAAGACCCGTTTGACGGCATCGTGGAACTGATGGAGAGGCTGCGGGAAGAGGGGAAAATTCGCGCCTACGGAATTTCCTCCATCCGGCCAAATGTCATTTTACGGTACCTCGCTGGATCGAATATCGACAGCGTGATGATGCAGTACAGCCTGTTAGATAGGCGGCCCGAAGAGTGGTTTCCCACGCTGGCGGAGCACGGTGTGTCGGTCATCGCTCGCGGCCCGGTGGCGCGTGGTCTCCTGTCCAACCTCGAGAAACCGTTTGGGGATGAGGAACGATATGTGGATCGAAATAAGCAAGAGGTAGAATCGGCGCGCGGTGCCATCCGAGCGCTCGTCAATCCGTCGCGGACTGCCGGCCAGACGAGTCTGCGGTACACCCTGCACCCAAGTGTGGTCGCCTCTGCCATCCCCGGCGCAAGCGGCATGTTACAGCTCTCGGAAAACGTCGACACGGCGAACGTCGCACCGCTCACACCGGAAGAAACCGGATGGTTGCAGCAGGCCGTCCGCCAAAATTCGTACGCGGAGCACCGACCGCTGCCTTGA
- a CDS encoding phosphodiester glycosidase family protein, with the protein MSRKKHRKSKEGAQPKKKHGHPVLRWIGYVVFGVVYLYVSTSLWIFQGPFPSLKGYLIDSLDASRHGYLLRPLSLYTLPESVIQQNALSGQLVTTTKPVNDITRENFDTHDGSIQEITDKQSLFTAYILLVKDPKRIKVVATKYLHQHGQTVSDMVKESGAVAGINGGGFVDTNQQGTGAYPQGITMHDGQLLSITGSTTQPQPVIAFTSGGQMIAGAYSLPQLRGLNTQEAVGFGPVLVQDGKAVTTQSDEGRNPRTAIGQAADGTVILIVTNGREINQPGATYDDIKALMLKYHATIAANLDGGSSTTMVYNGKLVNTPWDVLGQREVSTAIVVMPESGKGGQ; encoded by the coding sequence ATGAGTCGCAAAAAGCACCGTAAGTCGAAAGAAGGGGCACAGCCAAAAAAAAAGCATGGACACCCTGTCCTCCGCTGGATCGGATACGTTGTCTTTGGCGTCGTCTACTTATACGTCTCGACGTCTCTTTGGATCTTCCAAGGTCCTTTCCCGTCGCTGAAGGGTTATCTGATTGACAGCCTCGATGCCTCGCGACACGGTTATCTTCTGCGTCCGCTGTCATTGTACACGCTTCCCGAATCGGTCATTCAACAGAACGCGCTGTCTGGACAATTGGTCACGACGACGAAGCCTGTCAACGACATCACGCGGGAAAATTTTGATACGCACGACGGATCGATTCAAGAGATTACGGACAAGCAGAGCCTGTTTACCGCCTACATCCTCCTCGTGAAGGACCCGAAGCGAATTAAGGTCGTCGCCACGAAATATTTGCACCAACACGGGCAAACGGTTTCCGATATGGTCAAGGAGTCTGGAGCTGTGGCTGGCATTAACGGCGGGGGATTCGTCGATACGAATCAACAAGGCACTGGCGCCTATCCGCAGGGCATCACGATGCACGATGGTCAGCTTTTGAGTATCACTGGCTCGACGACCCAACCGCAACCGGTCATCGCCTTCACGTCCGGCGGGCAGATGATCGCTGGCGCATACTCACTGCCGCAGCTGCGCGGGTTAAATACGCAGGAGGCGGTCGGCTTTGGGCCTGTTCTCGTGCAGGATGGGAAAGCCGTGACGACACAGAGCGACGAGGGGAGAAATCCGCGCACGGCCATCGGCCAGGCGGCGGATGGCACGGTGATTCTCATCGTGACAAACGGTCGCGAAATCAATCAGCCAGGTGCGACGTACGACGACATTAAAGCCCTAATGCTCAAATACCACGCGACCATCGCGGCGAACCTCGACGGCGGATCGTCGACCACAATGGTCTACAATGGCAAACTCGTGAACACCCCGTGGGATGTGCTTGGTCAACGGGAAGTCTCCACAGCGATCGTAGTCATGCCGGAGTCGGGCAAAGGAGGCCAATGA